In Aegilops tauschii subsp. strangulata cultivar AL8/78 chromosome 3, Aet v6.0, whole genome shotgun sequence, one genomic interval encodes:
- the LOC109738802 gene encoding triphosphate tunnel metalloenzyme 3-like — MEVEIKLRLPDAAAHRRLSSFLVPRLLRTDAPARPLAAAAATAAQRDVRLYGTDDRDPSRAVLTLKRRPRIDADVSRVEEVVEPLDPALALTCVDNPARLGAVDSPIVRLVSDEYGVGGDKAPFVCLGGFRNTRGVYELEEGEGLGLVLELDETHFDFGTNYELECETTEPDQAKEVLDRLLTVAGVPYEYSRSNKFACFMAEKLLP, encoded by the coding sequence CTGCACACCGgcgcctctcctccttcctcGTGCCCCGCCTGCTCCGCACCGACGCCCCAGCGcggcccctcgccgccgccgccgccaccgccgcccagcGGGACGTCCGCCTCTACGGCACCGACGACCGCGACCCCTCCCGCGCCGTCCTCACGCTCAAGCGCCGCCCGCGCATTGACGCCGACGTCAGCCGCGTTGAGGAGGTCGTGGAGCCCCTCGACCCTGCCCTCGCCCTCACCTGCGTCGACAACCCCGCCCGTCTCGGTGCGGTCGACTCCCCCATCGTCCGGCTCGTCTCCGACGAGTACGGCGTCGGCGGGGACAAAGCACCGTTCGTCTGCCTCGGCGGCTTCCGGAACACCCGCGGTGTGTATGAGCTCGAGGAGGGCGAGGGGCTTGGGCTCGTGCTAGAGCTCGACGAGACACACTTCGATTTCGGCACAAACTACGAGCTGGAGTGCGAGACCACGGAGCCCGACCAGGCGAAGGAGGTCCTGGACCGGCTGCTCACCGTGGCTGGGGTGCCGTATGAGTACTCCCGGAGCAATAAGTTCGCGTGCTTCATGGCCGAGAAGCTGCTTCCGTGA